One Kineococcus radiotolerans SRS30216 = ATCC BAA-149 DNA window includes the following coding sequences:
- a CDS encoding nucleoside hydrolase, whose product MTTPRDHTPDSSGSGRSVVVDTDTGIDDALALLWLAGRRDVEIAAVTAVYGNCTVQDATRNIGAVLSVAGLTVGEGGIPVSVGAAGPIDGRPAHFATYVHGHDGLGDLGGERPDVPVEDRSAAEQLVHLANTDPGRHDLLVLGPMTNIAAALERDPDLLTKFRSTVVMGGSGPFPALGVAQIVDANIANDAAAARAVFAAPRTQLVMVGVNVGAGAIVDEAAVRRLHDSPTEVGRFSAALLESYMDFYQQVWGRRVSPAWDGLAAALLVEPRWISDFEDGPVGLVPDGERWRAHLLRTAEGGPVPFEPATRPGRPAPSTRVALAVDVEAFLDDFLTTLAGDGARP is encoded by the coding sequence CGACACCGGCATCGACGACGCCCTCGCCCTGCTGTGGCTGGCCGGCCGCCGCGACGTCGAGATCGCGGCGGTCACCGCCGTCTACGGCAACTGCACCGTGCAGGACGCCACCCGCAACATCGGCGCGGTCTTGTCGGTGGCCGGCCTCACCGTCGGCGAGGGCGGCATCCCCGTCTCGGTCGGGGCCGCAGGTCCCATCGATGGCCGCCCGGCCCACTTCGCGACCTACGTCCACGGCCACGACGGACTGGGCGATCTGGGCGGGGAGCGGCCCGACGTCCCCGTCGAGGACCGCAGTGCCGCCGAGCAGCTCGTGCACCTGGCGAACACCGACCCCGGTCGCCACGACCTCCTGGTCCTGGGGCCCATGACCAACATCGCCGCCGCCCTCGAACGCGACCCCGACCTGCTCACGAAGTTCCGCTCCACCGTCGTCATGGGCGGCTCGGGTCCCTTCCCGGCGCTGGGGGTCGCCCAGATCGTCGACGCCAACATCGCCAACGACGCCGCCGCGGCCCGGGCCGTGTTCGCCGCTCCCCGCACCCAGCTCGTGATGGTCGGGGTCAACGTCGGAGCCGGTGCCATCGTCGACGAAGCCGCGGTGCGACGCCTGCACGACAGCCCCACCGAGGTCGGCCGCTTCAGCGCCGCGTTGTTGGAGTCCTACATGGACTTCTACCAGCAGGTCTGGGGCCGGCGAGTCTCTCCCGCCTGGGACGGGCTCGCCGCGGCGTTGCTGGTCGAACCACGCTGGATCTCCGACTTCGAAGACGGACCCGTCGGGCTCGTCCCCGACGGGGAACGCTGGCGCGCGCACCTGCTGCGCACCGCAGAGGGGGGTCCGGTGCCGTTCGAACCCGCCACCCGCCCTGGTCGGCCGGCACCCTCGACACGGGTGGCCTTGGCCGTCGACGTCGAGGCCTTCCTGGACGACTTCCTCACCACCCTCGCCGGTGACGGCGCCCGACCCTGA